The segment CTATCTCAAAATTCATATATGAAAATTACAATGGCCATAGAGAACTGCTCACAATTTTAGTTATCCATCCTGGCTTAGATGTATTTGTTAATGAGCCGCGGCCACTATAAGATATACGTGCATCGGCAATTCTATCTGATTCAATGGTATTATCAGGATGAATATCTTGTGGTCTTACAATACCAGCCACACGTATAAATTCATCACCATGATTAATGTTAATCCATTTTTCCCCTCGCACATATAAATTACCATTTGGCAAAACTTGTGTTACCATCACGGTGATTTTACCTGTTAATTTATTCTTTTGTGCCGCATCTGCCTCACCTTTAAACTCACGTTTGGCATCAATACTTGTTGCAAGATTTAAATTATCTGTGGTACTTAAAGGAATAGGCAATTGCTTAGGTAAACTAAAATCTGCAGTCGTTCCTAATAATGTGGGATTAAGAATGGTTGCATCAGATTCTTTTTTCAGCTTCGAATCAGCAGATTTAGAAGCGTCCATCTTTTCATTAAAAATAACGGTAATAATGTCACCAATCTGATGCGCTTTAATATCCTCATACAATGACAAGCCTAGACCCGGATGATAAATCGATCCCATATCAGGTGTGAGTGGTTTACGCACTTCTGGCATAACAGGTGCAAAGTTTGGATCGTTCGGGCTATCAAAATGTGCACATCCGACTAATCCAAGCATGCTCAAAACAACGAATCCCTGTCTAATCATATTACATCCTATTTTATAAATT is part of the Candidatus Berkiella cookevillensis genome and harbors:
- the flgH gene encoding flagellar basal body L-ring protein FlgH, with translation MIRQGFVVLSMLGLVGCAHFDSPNDPNFAPVMPEVRKPLTPDMGSIYHPGLGLSLYEDIKAHQIGDIITVIFNEKMDASKSADSKLKKESDATILNPTLLGTTADFSLPKQLPIPLSTTDNLNLATSIDAKREFKGEADAAQKNKLTGKITVMVTQVLPNGNLYVRGEKWININHGDEFIRVAGIVRPQDIHPDNTIESDRIADARISYSGRGSLTNTSKPGWITKIVSSSLWPL